The Thunnus maccoyii unplaced genomic scaffold, fThuMac1.1, whole genome shotgun sequence genome has a segment encoding these proteins:
- the LOC121893578 gene encoding uncharacterized protein LOC121893578: MPVEVNGSRVDIMVDSGATISTVKADEHVCTPTPNFVTTVGVSGVPVVEPLSQRAKITVEGSDVQHSFLISEKSPINLMGRDLLCKLHATIQCTPDGLFLSLPDVKAAHAFQFLKTIADCLYCWSLTDFNMASSFTVSSIQKIAQISPACATQMSAMRPVLQCHCTAAFNPPEVYKQLADVFLNTQEGLECEQCLFVGPQGCAIPIRLSDAQRKLVNDKDSFPYITVAVSPGCDPQQLESMVAQCQALRGAAQTPQTQTITHLGLELYMLSLTEHIQLPQSRFVLQQPPLPTQYGPPSELSEVPSILWAKHKNHVGFVNSAPPHEVTLKPGAKLPMVRQYNLPHKSIAGIEGVIQSLLDQGVLVQTTSPCNTPILPIPKANRPDEWRFVQDLQAINSIVVPTAPIVPDTNSILASLPSNSTHYTVIDLSSAFFSIPLHPDSQYLFAFTFKGKQYTWQRLPQGFVESPTVYAAAVKRDLDDLHFPGGSTLLQYADDLLIASPSQEACRTDSILLLQRLAECGHRASLAKLQFCRSEVTYLGHVLKNGQRLLSPERLKLLVNMPPPTTKKQMLSFLGMANYCRHWIFEYAAMDSVLRNATLQSAPPKVQWTEDMNKAFQDLKHALTLAPALGLPDYHQPFHLHVHERDGFATGILVQKHGSHYRPVAYYSSRLTPVVLGMPGCLRAVAAVAIMIEKSSPIVLAHDCVVHVPHAVLHILNTSATQHMTAARRSGYEAIILHSPHITLKRSPPLNPATLLPLIDTDDEHDCITTIDLCTSPRPDLLQTPIPNSDLIFYTDGSASRPSDSTHLAGYAVVNDWGVVEAKALPPGTSAQAAELYALTRACILASGKVATIYTDSRYAFGAAHDFGQLWKMRGFVSSSGKPLQHHTLVNDLLDAILRPSQLAIIKCAAHTNGTDPVSRGNAMADTAAKQAALSSPSLVLQCASTQPTNPIPVPSANDVVTMQNHADDRERSLWLRKGCKVDAESGLWLHPDGRPVCPRALLHVLARVTHGPAHVGRGVMNDVIRSQWFAPGITQVSQTLVDSCMICQQTRKKNSTVKHDHLEPPSGPFVNMQIDFVHMPSSQGFKYLLVITDRFSKWVEAFATKKEDARTVVKCLLKEVIPRYGVPQGIDSDRGPAFVSKITQGLSEILGFKWQLHVPYHPQSSGQVERMNATIKDRLTKTVLATGLKWPDALPIVLYSIRSAPSATTGLSPHEVLMGRPMSTGTSPPLTPHKATLLWTDEFMTEYVKRLTEILRKYHLQVADRLPKPSEEPIHSFREGDLVLIKSLEKVSLSPRWKGPYQVLQMYGKWSFLAVVATASVLIVAGVNLWEKHQDSATEKEKRNVKSDYCLKRYGGIELDYVEGESTTYQFDLCDVMACKGKDTSWRGYDVYVCATPVVQADCAAQRPPCGWTGCMSFCSNWGQVVGYSGRWDPQYTYGPKDKAKLISLTRGQLNNDGKGANPLLLTIQQLTGGFFADGHSSSRVLYLMLGVEVAGSDPQTPIKVNFLQPTTNLPHVAVTPTPGTILPFPAEKIKDQAVVQTDYQRLSPLDVIQMATGYTDENLWLKWVIQNTKEQMNSDCVSCAAARPHLVTAPAPLHPEDT, translated from the coding sequence ATGCCTGTTGAAGTAAATGGTAGTAGAGTTGACATTATGGTAGATAGTGGGGCCACAATTTCCACTGTTAAAGCTGATGAGCATGTATGTACACCAACACCTAATTTTGTCACCACCGTGGGTGTTTCCGGCGTTCCTGTTGTTGAGCCACTATCACAGAGAGCTAAAATAACTGTTGAAGGTTCAGATGTGCAACATTCTTTCCTGATTTCTGAGAAAAGTCCAATTAATCTCATGGGACGAGATTTACTTTGCAAGCTACATGCCACCATTCAATGCACACCTGATGGATTGTTTTTAAGCCTACCTGATGTGAAGGCTGCTCatgcatttcagtttttgaaaactATTGctgattgtttgtattgttggtCATTGACTGATTTTAACATGGCTTCCAGTTTCACAGTATCTAGCATTCAAAAAATTGCTCAAATTTCACCAGCATGTGCAACACAGATGTCTGCCATGAGGCCTGTACTACAGTGTCACTGTACAGCAGCATTTAACCCCCCAGAGGTGTACAAACAAttagctgatgtgtttttgaatacACAAGAGGGGTTGGAGTGtgaacaatgtttgtttgttggtccACAGGGATGTGCAATTCCAATTCGGTTATCTGACGCACAGCGCAAATTGGTTAATGATAAAGATTCATTTCCATACATCACTGTAGCTGTCTCTCCTGGCTGTGACCCACAACAGCTTGAAAGCATGGTGGCACAGTGCCAGGCATTGAGAGGAGCTGCGCAGACTCCTCAAACTCAAACAATAACACACTTGGGCCTTGAGCTGTACATGTTATCTTTAACTGAGCACATCCAGCTACCTCAGAGTAGGTTTGTTTTGCAACAACCACCCCTCCCCACACAGTATGGGCCTCCATCAGAGCTTTCAGAGGTTCCATCTATTTTATGGGCTAAACATAAAAACCATGTGGGTTTTGTGAATTCGGCTCCACCTCACGAAGTCACACTCAAACCTGGTGCTAAACTACCAATGGTCAGGCAATACAATTTGCCACACAAGTCAATTGCTGGTATTGAAGGTGTAATTCAGTCTTTACTGGATCAAGGTGTGTTGGTTCAAACAACAAGCCCATGTAACACACCCATTTTACCCATTCCAAAAGCAAACCGCCCAGATGAATGGCGTTTTGTACAAGATTTGCAAGCTATTAATAGCATTGTAGTGCCAACAGCTCCAATTGTGCCAGACACAAATTcgattttagcttcactaccaTCCAACTCAACACACTACACAGTCATTGATTTGAGTTCAGCTTTTTTCTCAATCCCGTTGCATCCAGATAGCCAGTATCTGTTTGCATTCACATTCAAAGGAAAACAGTACACCTGGCAGCGTTTGCCTCAGGGTTTTGTCGAGAGTCCTACAGTTTACGCAGCAGCAGTGAAACGGGACTTGGATGACCTCCACTTTCCAGGGGGCTCCACTCTCCTACAGTATGCAGATGACCTCCTGATAGCTTCACCATCACAGGAAGCTTGTCGAACGGACTCCATCTTGCTCCTACAGAGACTAGCTGAGTGTGGTCATAGAGCATCACTTGCCAAACTGCAATTTTGTCGGTCTGAGGTGACATACTTGGgtcatgttttgaaaaatggacAGCGCCTGTTGTCACCGGAGAGGTTGAAACTGCTGGTTAACATGCCTCCTCCCACAACCAAGAAACAAATGCTCTCGTTCTTGGGGATGGCGAATTATTGCAGACATTGGATCTTTGAGTATGCTGCTATGGACTCTGTTTTGCGAAACGCCACACTGCAATCAGCTCCTCCCAAGGTGCAGTGGACTGAGGACATGAACAAAGCTTTTCAGGACCTGAAACATGCTCTCACCTTGGCTCCGGCATTGGGGCTGCCGGACTATCATCAGCCGTTCCATCTGCATGTACATGAACGAGATGGCTTTGCTACAGGCATTCTCGTGCAAAAACATGGGTCTCATTACCGTCCAGTTGCGTACTACTCCTCTCGACTAACCCCTGTGGTTCTTGGCATGCCAGGTTGCTTAAGAGCGGTGGCCGCCGTTGCCATCATGATTGAGAAATCTTCTCCAATTGTACTGGCTCATGACTGTGTTGTGCACGTTCCACATGCAGTACTTCACATCTTGAACACATCTGCTACCCAACACATGACAGCTGCACGTCGTTCAGGCTATGAAGCAATCATTCTTCATAGTCCACACATCACTTTAAAACGCTCACCTCCATTGAATCCAGCTACTCTCCTTCCATTGATTGACACAGATGATGAGCATGATTGCATCACAACTATTGACCTGTGTACATCCCCAAGGCCAGACTTGTTGCAGACACCAATACCCaattctgatttgattttttacaCTGATGGTTCAGCTAGCAGACCATCTGATAGCACACATCTAGCTGGCTATGCAGTAGTTAACGATTGGGGGGTAGTAGAGGCAAAAGCACTGCCTCCAGGTACCTCTGCTCAAGCAGCAGAACTGTATGCTCTAACTAGAGCGTGTATTCTTGCTTCTGGTAAGGTGGCTACTATTTACACTGACTCAAGATATGCATTTGGCGCTGCTCATGATTTTGGCCAGTTATGGAAGATGAGAGGTTTTGTGTCATCTTCTGGAAAACCACTACAGCATCACACTTTGGTTAATGACCTGTTAGATGCTATTTTGCGCCCATCTCAGCTTGCAATCATCAAATGTGCTGCTCACACGAATGGAACTGATCCTGTTTCACGAGGAAATGCAATGGCTGACACTGCAGCCAAACAAGCGGcactttcctctccctctttggTACTTCAATGTGCCTCCACACAACCTACCAATCCAATTCCAGTTCCTTCCGCTAATGATGTCGTGACAATGCAAAATCACGCTGATGACAGGGAGCGAAGTCTTTGGTTGCGTAAAGGTTGTAAAGTTGACGCGGAGTCTGGCTTGTGGCTCCACCCTGATGGTCGACCGGTTTGCCCTCGAGCTCTCCTTCATGTACTGGCACGTGTGACGCATGGTCCAGCGCATGTTGGAAGAGGGGTGATGAATGATGTTATTCGCTCACAGTGGTTTGCTCCAGGCATTACTCAAGTTTCACAAACACTTGTGGATAGTTGTATGATATGTCAACAGACCAGAAAAAAGAATAGCACAGTGAAACATGACCACTTAGAACCCCCATCAGGTCCttttgtaaatatgcaaatagatTTTGTACATATGCCAAGCTCACAAGGCTTCAAATACTTGCTAGTCATAACCGACAGGTTCTCGAAGTGGGTAGAAGCTTTTGCAACGAAAAAAGAAGATGCAAGAACAGTTGTAAAGTGTCTGCTAAAAGAGGTAATCCCTAGGTACGGAGTGCCGCAGGGAATAGATAGCGACAGAGGTCCAGCTTTTGTGTCAAAAATCACTCAGGGACTGTCAGAAATCTTAGGATTTAAGTGGCAGTTACATGTTCCTTATCATCCACAGAGTTCAGGTCAAGTTGAGAGAATGAATGCAACTATCAAAGACAGATTGACCAAAACAGTCCTAGCCACAGGCCTGAAATGGCCTGATGCACTGCCGATTGTGCTGTACTCCATTCGGAGTGCACCAAGTGCAACTACAGGACTGAGTCCTCACGAGGTGCTGATGGGAAGACCAATGTCCACAGGGACAAGTCCCCCACTGACACCACACAAAGCTACTCTGCTTTGGACGGATGAGTTCATGACTGAGTATGTGAAAAGACTAACAGAGATTTTGAGAAAGTATCATTTACAGGTGGCTGACAGACTCCCCAAACCATCGGAAGAACCAATTCATTCCTTTCGAGAAGGTGACCTGGTATTAATCAAATCTCTGGAAAAAGTGTCTTTGTCTCCTAGGTGGAAAGGTCCATACCAGGTGCTGCAAATGTATGGGAAGTGGAGTTTTTTAGCAGTGGTGGCCACGGCATCGGTACTGATAGTTGCAGGCGTCAATTTGTGGGAAAAACACCAGGACTCCGCGAccgaaaaagagaaaagaaatgttaaatCAGACTATTGCTTGAAGCGTTATGGAGGCATAGAGCTGGATTATGTCGAAGGTGAATCCACCACGTATCAGTTTGATCTGTGCGACGTTATGGCATGCAAAGGTAAGGACACTTCATGGAGGGGATATGACGTGTATGTTTGTGCCACGCCAGTAGTACAGGCGGATTGCGCGGCGCAGAGACCACCATGCGGATGGACAGGGTGCATGAGTTTTTGCTCGAACTGGGGCCAGGTGGTAGGGTATTCAGGGCGCTGGGATCCACAGTACACGTATGGGCCTAAAGATAAAGCAAAGTTGATTAGCCTAACCAGGGGTCAACTGAATAACGACGGCAAAGGCGCTAACCCCTTATTACTCACGATACAACAGCTCACAGGAGGATTCTTTGCAGATGGTCACTCTAGCTCGCGGGTGTTGTACCTGATGTTAGGAGTGGAGGTGGCAGGCAGCGACCCAC